A stretch of DNA from Vanacampus margaritifer isolate UIUO_Vmar chromosome 1, RoL_Vmar_1.0, whole genome shotgun sequence:
tgtctgaaaaaaaatttcGGGATGAAAAATGTGATGACAATTTTTCGTCTGCAAAATTATCACTGCTGGCAGTTATTCGTTCTTTATCAACCTGCAATTTGAGTTGCGTCTACTCACTTTTCAATTCTCATCTATCTGCTCTCTTCTTTGGAGTGGAAGCTGTTCTCTTTGGTTGAGCGCTTCCAGGGTTTTCATTCTCATTGGAGGTGGGTCACTTCATCCGTTGTCACTTCCCACTACGTCTGTTGAGTTATTGCCAAGGACCGTTCACTCTTAATGATCACACTCAATTTGATAAtctccccctcccccgcccGTCACAAGGTTTCATTGGGTGCCTTGTAACATTTCCATTTCATTAAGAGGCGCGTGCTGCTGGTGTCACTGGGGCAAAGTTCCCTCCCTCCCCTCATCCATCTTCAAGTGTATGGCTGAAAATAACATGTCAACGCAAAGTGAAACGCGTCGTCGCTTCGGGCGCTCACAAAGacacacgtgcgcacacgcACTCGAAATTGGCAATGCAATGGATTTAAAGGGGAGATGGAATCCTAATTAAATGCTTTCCGTTCTTCACCTGCATTTTTGCTCAAATGCAAGTTGACTTGCATCAACTGACTTGAGCCTGGAAATTGCTTTGTTCTCTCCCCACGGAGTAAAGGTGAGGAGAGTGGGAAATATTGATTTCAAGGGTTGAAATGGAAAaagtcttcttttcttttttttgttctttttttctggagagctcagtattgttcattcggtaattttaccgatttgacatgtcatcatcattgctctccttttttttttggtgtgtgtgtgtattcattagttcacctaaaacctattaaaaaatcccattccgttcacctaaaccgaacacttccagccagggtcgtgaggccgtcaggagacccgaggaaggaccaaagaaaggaaagtgaaatgggAAAAAGTCCTGACCACAAATAATGTGGTATGTCATGAGAGACTTTTGGATGTTTTGCTCTCAGTGTAGTGGATTCAGCTGACTTGTTTCTGCGCACTCGTCGTCCATGTGAAAATAATGTATGCCAGCTTGTAGTTTAATAAAGGCCTAAGCTCGctagtaatattttttgtggATGGTCCCCACCTCCCTTAAAGTGTTCTCCCTCCAAGAGGCTGTTGACCAGAAAGCGGAAATTGTGAGCTTCTCTTTTAGCTCAGTAGTAGTTGAATCAATCCAATCTgccattgtttattttattaaacttGCCGTCTTTGCCCTCGGGGAGCTCCCACAGTTTAAAGAGAATCACTCAAGCCGCTCCGCCGGATTGGCTCAGTGTTGAATTGTCGGCCAGTTGCCGCGAGCTTGACTAAAAATTAGTTTTCAGTTGATGAGACAATAAACAGCATGTGAGTACGTGCAACTTTGTAACCCAAAGTGTTCCCAGGAGCAGTAAAAGTATTCTGTTTGATGTTTTGTTATGCTTTTCTGCAGGTGTTGGCTCTAGAACGACAGGTCTTTGACTTCCTGGGTTACCAATGGGCGCCCATCCTCGCCAACTTTTTccacatcatcatcgtcatcctcgGACTCTTCGGCACCATCCAGTACCGACCGCGCTACATCGTGGTGGTGAGTGCGTGCAACTGACAGCCCGGTACCAGTCAATTTGGACAAACGTATTGGATAGAATTCCTCAGCACGGTTGCTGCGGTTCATCAACCAGATTTTGATTAGAATCCTTATTTCcaaattgtgtgtttaaaacaaTCATATATTTGCCCTAACAAAAGTgtgcttagcttaatgctaccaAACAGTGCAAAACgtcattgacatgctaactgTTATAGCGATAATTGTGGCTGTAGAcgcaacagatatttgaacacaaacggagcagcatataaacaaataatataacaatacacattctttatcctctataaaaaaaaaacaactaaatattacAGTATGTTTTAGAGCCACTTTGTCTGTAAAACTAatattatactgcctcctggtggccgaGGTGGTCATGCCAGGAGCCACACAATTAAttggattgcagcattaaaACTTGATGCACAAATAGtttcattctttacattttacattctgTTATTGCTCAATATTTTCATAAGTTCAACATTATGGAGTACTCTTCTCCTGAAATTGGAATTGAAATTCTCCTGAAATTctcccatacattttgaggtttgggtgCAAACCTCTCGAATTAGGGGACtcggtcccctatctacagcgccccttaTGGTGGCAGGTGGTACTGTACCCCTGGTcgcccggccattgaaaatgaatgggcccattcatttcctatgggagattttgacccctggtagcccggccattgaaaattgTTTTGAGTTACGAACATTGTCAATGGAATGAATTAATTTCTTCCACACTTGGACAAAATTGTTTGTATCCCACTGTTATTAAAAGAAAACCCCACAATGGTCACTGAAATCACTTGAAACGCACACAATTACGAATGTTAGATGAAAACACATCGAAGCAGGTGTCTTCAGACTCAACAATCAGTCTGTTTGCTTATTTAAAGGGTGACAAATAGTCAATGTGCTTTTTGGTGACATGGTGCGTACCACAGAAAGCAAAGGAGGGAGAGAGATAAACAAAATTATACACAAGCTTGTTAAAGGTAAATGCAATAGAGTATGTCGAGGCACTTCAATGTCAAGTTCTGGTTTTCCCTTTAATTGTGTGTCTAATGTGCATGTGCAGACTGacacttatttattttcctccatgcaaATGTTGTCCTCTCCAGTGCATTGTGCGACACCCTTCAATCATTGTAACTAGTGGTAATCAGgttgaattcattcattaaagTGGGCCGTTGGGGGGTCTCATCTCAATTCTGCACAGTGAAGGTCACTTTTGGTATGCAAGTCATGACCATAATAATCATGCACGGAGTCAAAGTAGACaaggagtaaaaataaatattcaaagatATATTATTTtgaggctctcccttagagatagggtgagaagctcggtcatccgggagggactcagcgtcgagccgctactcctccacgttgagaggaaccagttgaggtggctcgggcatctggttcggatgcctcctggacgcctccctggggaggtgttccgggcatgtcctaccggcgggaggccccggggacgacccaggacacgctggagagactgtctctcggcgtcggaggagctggctgaagtggctggggagagggaagtctgggcttccccgctaaagctgctgcccccgcgacccgaccccggataagcggaagaagacggacggacggacggatgctATTTTGATAACTCACTTAAATTTCAGTGTAGACACTCAACAGCTTATACAAATCGGCAAACAATTGTCATGTCTTTTAAACAATTATCCTTAAAATCCCTTAAACGTGTCTTTCCTAAACATACAGAAGGACTTAGACAAATATTGGTTTACAGATGAAACCTACCTAcctatcattttttattattatcatcaaccCTGAGAAAGGTGCAGTATACGCAGAATAAAAAGAAGAGGAAGTTGTTTGACGCAGAATAGCGAGGACATTCTCATGATTCAACACGTACGGTATGTTTTCACCAAAGCGCTGTTTTGTTTGGCTACATTTCCTCTCTGACACAAGAATGACACACCACTCAGCATGAGTCATAAGATTTGTTGAGATCTTGAAATTCTCTTGTTGCTCGAGGGTTCAGAGATGCTCCAACATCCACAACCCGGTGTGCTAAAATTGAACACAAATGCATACTGTCTCAAATTAATGATTACTTGATGTGCCAAAGTTCAGGATTTTATGCGCAATATCAAAGCAGCACTTTTGGggcaacacactttttttttttccacaattgtgtcatgttttatttgtgtCTGTAAAGATTTAGGCTGCGTATTAGTGCATGTAACATTTatgtgttcccccccccccccccccctcagtaCGCAGTTTGGGCGGCAGTTTGGGTGGCCTGGAATGTCTTCATCATCTGCTTTTACCTGGATGTCGGCAGCTTGTCCAAGGTGAGGCTCAATTGACAAATACTCAGTCCAGCCACAACATTCAAACCACTTGCACAATATAATGATATTAACGATGAAATTAAGAATACTATTCAGCATCATATTGAGAGTTTTTCCTGATATTGTTgtgtaacttaaaaaataaacatgtggcATTGTACACCCTCAATTATTCTCTTCACAAATTCACCAATCACGACTCTGTTtggtgaccaaacccagaaaacaggtgaagtTAGTTTTTCAATTAAGGTgttaattgtatacaaaaaataatgttatcaaattcattctgtacaaaataactttttactgctgaaaatggcttaatgagtcACAATCCCTTTAATAATCCCCTATACATTTATATTAGATTTCCCTGACTTGTTTTTGCTTCCTAGCAGAGAGgcctgaaggtttttttttttttttgtgcgaacACTTACTGACTGAAATTCCCTCCACCACTAAGACCCTGGTTCCAAAACAGGGAAAACAGCCCATGGTCAAGATGCGAACCCCCACGCCGCTTCATTGTTTCTTGGGATGATGTGCTGCTGTTTGCACCAAACATACCTTTTGGAATCATGGCACACATTTCCCCCACGTTTGTTTGGGAGATAGCCACATAGTCACtagagggtgtgcacatttGCGCAACCACATTCTTTcagccatttatttttacttccattctcaaaaagattaaaaaaatgagttcaGACCTAGCTTTTGAACAtgggtgtgtaaactttttacATCCACTATATATAACCAGCCCCCCCATGTCCTCTACGTCTTTCCCGCTATTGTTTCCTTAAATATTGCCCCTCCCCAATTTTCTTCCTCTGCTCTCAAGTGacaaacgcccccccccccaaccccccaccccttcctCACATGGATCTGTCTTTTGCCCCATTGGCTGCCTGACCATTGAGACACATGCAGCCAATATCACACCTTTTCAACACATCCAAAATGAATTTCGCAATCACCTTTCTCAAGCTCTGCTACCTCAGCCGTAGTGTGGGAGACTTTAGCTCCGTCGTGTGTGGCTCGTCTGTCACCTAACTCTAGCTAtgagtgtgtatttgtgtgcgcTCCATAATGGAGCTTGTTGGGGCCAGCTGCTCAGGGCCGAGGCTGGGCATTAACCCAACAGATGGAGCCAGCCCGGGCTCCCAGCCCCTGCATATGGTGGCCAGGAAGGAGAATTGGCTAATGGAGCGTGGACACACAAAACACttgacacacactcacacttgaCACACAGCTTTCTTTGAAACCCCTGACGCATTTTTTATCATGAGACGGAGTCGACTAATTCAGTCAGACCTGCCTTGCGCAACCTTGACAGGACGCTGTGGgggagtgtgcgtgcgtgtgtgttgtatTAAGCAAGCCAGAGCCTTCaagcgggagggggggggttcaTACGGCACATGGTCCGTCACCTCCTATTGATCCCCTATCTTGTCCCCCGTGGTGCAAGACAGACTGACAGACGGGCCCCGGCTTCTCTAAACAAACACGGTCCTTCCTTGCtgcttttctcattttttgtcTCATCGTGTTTCAAGCCATACAAgggcatttatttattagttctCCTATTGatgtaatgtaaaaatattataGACTGATTAGACTGCCATGAGTCCTAAAAATTTTTCCCCAAGCATGAGAATTGATTGTTAGAAATGCTTTGAGATGAGTCATCAGATTAATTCTTAAAGTAATAAATGTGGAAGACTCTCATGAAAAACAAGAATTCAgctaatatatttttctattgaAAACTTGACGTTATTTAACAAGCTTCGTCACGCAATCGTTTTCATGTCAGACAAAATTAGAAGCAACAAAATTAAAGAGGAAGGAATGAAAAGCTGGCGTAAACAAAATCCAGAATCACTTTGAACTAAGAAGAATTGAAAAGAAAACCTGAGAATTGATTGTTAGAAATGCTTTGAGATGAGTCATCAGATTAATTCTTAAAGTAATAAATCATGAAAAACAAGAATTCAGCTAATATATTTTCTACTGAAAACTTGAACAAGCTTCTTCACGCAATCGTTTTCATGTCAGACAAAATTAGAAGCAACAAAATTAAAGAGGAAGGAATGAAAAGCTGGCGTAAACAAAATCCAGAATCATTTTGAACTAAGaagaatttaaaagaaaacCTATTTATTGACTCGATGGATTGACTGATgtcatttgaaataaattgaGCCGATTactgtgatattaaaaaaaaaggaatggtaAATGGAAgagaatgttttgttgttttttaacgttTTGTACACCAACCTTGAGTGTCCTGGGGcttcaaatacaatttattattattattatttgctgtgtttttttctgtatcTTTTTAGAGCCAACCTTAAAAGGAACCCACGAGTGTAATTACAAGTTTGCtctatgttatttatttgtgtaatacattttgtagaaactttatttggacgtacgccgccattgttatttacgtcacaacgcattcagtgcgtagtgacgtagaatgccggcggctctctgccgagcaatgtgaaacgtctataaagaaagcaaggtaagcctccatAGCGTTcataaagggacgatcaaaacgcTTACGTCTGATGAATGACGAGCACAGCGTGGGAGAGGATGACTCTCCTGATGGCGTGTTGTTTcgttaggaacgctacgaggcttaccttgctttctttatagctatttcacattgctcggcaaaGAGTCGCCGCCATTCTAcacgttgcgacgtaaataacgatgacggcgtacgtccaaataaagtttctacaatatgtattaaactggaaatcaTTTTTGAGAAATAAATCTCATCGTTCTATtaataacaaccaaataaataatatagagcaaacttgtcattacagtcggcattccttttaaaagtcaaaacacgattttgatttttttatttccaacatCCATCAATTTTGTTTCTGCTTATCCGCGGTCAGGTCGCAGGGACAGCAACTTAAGACTTCCCTCTCACCAACCACTTCATCCATTTCTCCTGAGATAAATCCCAACATGttctgaaagaggaataaattattatgtcctctttgcgtgttccaaaaatgaagatagatttaatgcaagaaaaatacacctttgcaaaaatgatttaataaaaaacaaagaatctctggacaaataactgcctctaatcgtcacttaaacaggtgggattcagagcgtcaaatgtagctcttccgcgtgcacaacggtttcttatagttaaaaagacctcctctttATCATTTGtcgacaaaacatactctctggtacttttccgtgagcgatggcgaaaacagagtcaggtgtgggtgttcaaaacagattctgttctcaaggaccaaatgtgttttcgtacaaagtgctgagaaggaacttttttagactaaatagtatgtcccagcttaaggtcagcctatacgaagtcaacaccatctgctctgcacaggacacaaaacatttcgacaaggttaatataaagaattaaaatgttaataatgtgtaacaatggttaataaaataaaatgaagtattaaaaatgttacaatatcagTTCCTAGGCCAATATCATAGGCTACGTTCACtctgcagggcgtgatgcccaattttaaaatacatttttttaatccaatctttttatgtaccgttcacattacaaaaacaaatgggaacgccttgggatgcTGCTGGAGGAGCgagacgaagtggctggggagagggaaatcTGATTCTCCTTACTAAAGCTTCTGCTTCTGCGACCCGACTATGGATAAATGGTACATAATGGATGGGCACGACCCACTACCCTCTTGTTCATAAGTAAGGATGGGAACATATATCGACCGGCAAGTGGAACACTTTTGCTTTTGGGCTCAGACAGATGCATAGTCTCGATAGATCACTGCAGCAGCTGCTCAAAATCCCAGGCCGCCTCAcaatccattttttcccctcactcgTAAACAACACTGCAAAAATACTGGCGCAGGATCTCATCCTGACCCCGGAAATGGCTCTCCACTCTTTTCCGACTAAGTCGGAAGGCTTCaatttggaggtgctgagtCTCATCTCAACCACTTCACACTTGGCTGCAAACCACTCAAGATGACAATATTGAGACCACCAAACCACGGACCCCTTCAATGCCTCTgtacctagaaattctgtctatTAAAGTTATTAACAGATAGGTGACTTGGACTAACCTTGAATCTCTGAGATGAGATTGATTTATGCCTTGGGATGCGTGAGAAATAacatatattaataatatgtggcaaaaaataaaaaatcctcatGACTATCAGCTGCTGGAGTGCTCCATCATCGAGAGTATCCTATACCTGGACTTCCGAGCACAATCAATGACTTCTCATTCTCCTTCGCTGACCTTACCACCTTCAagtgtaaaaatgaaaagaaatgggAGTCTTAAAGTCTTAATCTAGGCTCAACTAGGCAGTCGTGTTTGTATACGTATGTGTTGAGGTTATCGGGATGCTTGACGAGACCACGTGGCTCAGTTTCCATCTGTCGTGAATGCACGtcgtcacggtgtggtcacgtgAGGTTGGATTGCTCTAGCGGGAGTATTGACCGCCGTGAGCGTGAGGGATTAAATACCTGCTGATTAGACATTGGTAGAGCATTGAAGGTTCccattttgaaaatggctgactttgaAACTGTGAACTGTGAAACTGAcctatttgtttatttgatgCGCACGTCCTTACTTCCATTGAAAGGTCAAGCTTTGTTTGATTTAGTTGAGTCGACCGTGCGCTGAATCTCGTCGTTGAAGTTACTGAGAGCtctgtgcttgttttttttttcttttctcattgATCTGGTCTCATTTTTAGATAATGGGAGACCACACCAAGTGTTAGTAATGTTAAAGCAATTGCATAATTTTGGTTTTGTCGCCGTCATGGCATAAAATCCTACATCACAAAGATGCaatgttaaattaaatgtaacatTCTTTTTCTTGTAGGCGCTTTTTCTTGTGATTCATTATTTGACCTATTTCCCTTTCGCTAGAAGCTCTCCAAAGCCTCATTTTTGCTAGCTTGttggattacttttttttttctttaactttttttttttttttttttttactgctgtatCACTTCACCAAAATAAAACTACTTTCCGACTCTAATGATCaatgaaatgttgtttttctttttggcttTCTACCAAAATATCCTGTGTGGATGACTGTTTGAAATTGTGAAATGTGCTGGTTTTGACGTCAGCTACAACTCAATCATCTTGTGTCGGATAGCATTCAAAATCAATTGTTTGTCCTTGCTCTGATGAAATACAAGAAGCACCTTTAATTGTCCCCCTAAGGCCTGGCCCACACAAAGATAATTAGGCTGTTTTAGTTGCAGCTTCCCAACCAAGAACAACAAACTAGGTTATTATATGTTTAATGGAATTATCCTACAAGGTCATCCTGTGGTCTGAGGTGTGTTAAGAGCGATTTGTCCTGATATTAGAGTCCGACAATCTTAAAACGTGTTCAATATTTATGACCAAATATCTTTGGCAAATTCTGACGGCATTCTTTTGTCTTTTCCAGGACAGTGACCTGCTGACATTTAACATCTCAGCCCATCACTCGTGGTGGAGCGAAC
This window harbors:
- the nkain4 gene encoding sodium/potassium-transporting ATPase subunit beta-1-interacting protein 4 isoform X2; amino-acid sequence: MGCCSGRCTLIFICTLQLVLALERQVFDFLGYQWAPILANFFHIIIVILGLFGTIQYRPRYIVVYAVWAAVWVAWNVFIICFYLDVGSLSKDSDLLTFNISAHHSWWSEHGPGCVRREMPQAEGLHTTQSHSYITVMGCLMDYQYIEVLHSGTQILVALLGFVYACYVVSAMTDEEDSCLHK